In one Chitinophaga sancti genomic region, the following are encoded:
- the dtd gene encoding D-aminoacyl-tRNA deacylase gives MRAVIQRVTRASVTVDTQVTGSIQTGLLVLLGIEDADHAEDITWLSNKLVNLRVFGDAEGVMNLSVKDVDGGILLVSQFTLFAATKKGNRPSYIRASKPDIAIPLYEQMIQQLSQDLGKPVATGIFGADMKVDLLNDGPVTILIDTKIKE, from the coding sequence ATGCGCGCAGTTATACAACGGGTAACCCGGGCCTCCGTGACCGTAGATACACAAGTCACGGGCAGTATACAAACGGGTTTGCTGGTACTGTTAGGAATAGAGGATGCAGATCATGCTGAAGACATTACATGGTTGAGTAATAAACTCGTCAACCTGCGGGTGTTTGGGGATGCAGAAGGTGTAATGAACTTATCCGTAAAAGATGTAGATGGTGGCATACTATTAGTAAGCCAGTTCACTTTGTTCGCAGCAACAAAAAAAGGAAATCGTCCCTCCTACATCCGCGCCAGTAAGCCGGATATAGCGATCCCATTGTATGAGCAGATGATACAGCAGCTGAGCCAGGATCTCGGGAAGCCGGTAGCTACCGGCATCTTCGGAGCTGACATGAAAGTGGACCTGTTGAATGATGGACCCGTTACAATATTGATTGATACAAAGATCAAAGAATAG
- a CDS encoding lipopolysaccharide biosynthesis protein: MSSIKSLAGQTIYYGFSNIASKLLTYFLTPLYLEVMTQATYGEMSTVYAYIPFMNIILTYGMETAFFRFAKQENRQQVLSTSMLSLVFTTLSFTILLLLLRGTVINSYLGTLGGLKGHPMAYTWVVLIMAFDAITAIPFAQLRLENRPVKYAMIRLSGILTTILFNIFFLVVLPKFSPGMVNSGNQLSFIYLSNMLGSGVTLLLFLPQLLKIKFDFDFSLWKKILNYSLPLVIFGMAGMVNETFDRAWFLPEYLPGHNMELKKELIGIYAANYKLAILITMFIQAFKLGAEPFFFKQAEGKDPQKMYARIMKLFVILLCFMFLFVSLYLNIWKIFLRRPVYYPGMKIVPVLLLGNMFLGIYYNLTIWFKLTDKTKSGAMITLITAAVTFFFNWWWIPIFGYFGAALATMVCYFIQMAICYVWGQKHYPVPYHLPKIITYIGSAVLVYYLFDLLNRTILSPGDVYAAKPGNLLVATVLFLGYVWFLLKMEKREFGRLPVVGKYIAKL; this comes from the coding sequence TTGAGTAGTATTAAATCACTGGCAGGACAGACCATCTATTACGGCTTTAGTAACATCGCAAGCAAATTGCTGACTTACTTTCTGACCCCCCTCTACCTGGAGGTAATGACCCAGGCTACCTATGGGGAAATGTCTACAGTTTATGCCTATATCCCGTTCATGAACATTATTCTCACGTATGGGATGGAGACGGCCTTCTTCCGTTTTGCGAAACAGGAGAACAGGCAGCAGGTTTTAAGCACCTCTATGTTATCCCTGGTTTTTACCACGCTTAGTTTTACCATACTGTTGTTATTGCTACGGGGAACGGTCATCAATTCCTACCTGGGTACCCTGGGGGGCCTGAAAGGACATCCCATGGCTTATACATGGGTGGTGCTGATTATGGCCTTTGATGCGATCACGGCGATTCCTTTTGCACAGTTGCGACTGGAGAACAGGCCTGTCAAATATGCCATGATCCGCCTGTCGGGTATACTGACCACTATTTTATTTAATATTTTCTTCCTGGTTGTGCTGCCTAAATTTTCTCCGGGCATGGTGAATAGCGGCAATCAGCTCAGTTTCATTTACCTGAGCAATATGCTGGGCAGTGGGGTTACCTTATTGCTATTCCTGCCACAGCTGTTGAAGATAAAGTTTGATTTTGATTTTAGTCTCTGGAAGAAAATACTCAATTACTCGCTGCCACTGGTCATCTTTGGGATGGCCGGGATGGTGAATGAGACTTTTGACAGGGCCTGGTTCCTGCCGGAGTACCTGCCGGGGCATAATATGGAATTGAAGAAGGAGCTGATCGGGATTTATGCGGCGAATTATAAACTGGCTATCCTGATCACGATGTTCATACAAGCTTTCAAGTTAGGTGCAGAGCCTTTCTTTTTTAAGCAGGCAGAGGGGAAGGATCCACAGAAGATGTATGCGAGGATTATGAAATTGTTTGTGATCCTGTTGTGTTTTATGTTCTTATTCGTGAGCCTTTATCTGAATATATGGAAGATCTTCCTGCGTAGACCGGTGTATTATCCGGGGATGAAGATTGTACCGGTGTTGTTGCTGGGCAATATGTTCCTGGGAATTTATTATAACCTGACGATCTGGTTTAAGTTGACAGATAAGACGAAGAGCGGGGCGATGATTACCCTTATTACGGCGGCGGTAACGTTCTTCTTTAACTGGTGGTGGATACCGATCTTCGGGTATTTTGGTGCGGCGCTGGCGACAATGGTGTGTTACTTTATCCAGATGGCGATCTGTTATGTGTGGGGGCAGAAGCATTATCCGGTTCCTTATCATCTGCCGAAGATTATTACTTATATAGGAAGTGCGGTATTGGTGTATTACCTGTTTGATCTGCTGAACAGGACAATTTTGTCTCCGGGTGATGTGTATGCGGCAAAGCCGGGGAATTTGCTGGTAGCGACAGTGTTGTTCCTGGGGTATGTATGGTTCTTGCTGAAGATGGAAAAGAGGGAGTTTGGAAGGTTGCCGGTGGTAGGGAAGTATATTGCGAAATTATAA
- the mfd gene encoding transcription-repair coupling factor, with the protein MNIQAVLQMYQRDTRLQQLVKGIHLSNPQYFQLTGLTGSTPTFIAAGAWELASSANHLFILNDKEEAAYFHNDLEQLSQALDIFYFPDSFKKVGQFSDLNSSHSMLRTEALMKFSGDSIHKKILVTYPEALWEKVAASVAFNSNMVQLKVGDVLKVDDLLEKLVSWNFSFTDFVYEPGQYALRGGILDIYSFGNEKPYRIELFGEDIDSIRIFDPETQLSERKLTQLTLIANMDTHNLEHQKTSLLEFLPANTVIWMKDPGYVQDVILQLEEKLDAFLQSGQQVRIDEDEKMELKEGDFVKAHVLMQQILQRHCINFGNKLWWEETNRPFTPLNFETQEQPVFNRQFDMLIKDLETHNKNKYALFIFAENARQLERLRSIFEDLKATFTFYPIPVPVSHGFIDHSLKIVCYTDHQIFQRYHKYKVKQAYNKNKALTMKTLRELQSGDFVTHIDHGVGMYSGLQKIEVGGKMQEAIRIIYKNNDLLYVNINSLHKISKFTGKEGQEPKVNKLGSDAWDKLKEKAKTQVKDIAKDLIRLYAARKAQKGFQHAPDTYLQTELEASFIYEDTPDQSKATADVKRDMESPSPMDRLVCGDVGFGKTEVAVRAAFKSIVDGKQAAILVPTTILAFQHFKTFSERLKDFPCTVDYLNRFKSAKEKKETLQRLAEGKIDIIVGTHALLSKDVKFKDLGVLIVDEEQKFGVAAKEKLKHIKLNVDTLTLTATPIPRTLQFSLMGARDLSVINTPPPNRQPIETEVHVFDHDMIRDAIYFETERGGQVYFVYNRVKGLGEISSLIKGLCPDLSVATAHGQMEGHQLEEVILDFIDRKYDVLVCTNIVESGVDIPNANTMIINNAHHFGLSDLHQLRGRVGRSNKKAFCYLLAPPMSTLPADSRKRLQTLEQHSELGSGFQIAMRDLDIRGAGNLLGGEQSGFMSDIGFDMYQKILDEAIRELKQNEFKDLFKEQLEEKKDYVSDCTIDTDLEILIPDSYVESIQERLNLYQELDNITLESKLAAFEEELKDRFGPLPVPVLELLCLVRCRWMAIKLGFEKMILKDETLRCYFINNPDSPYFTSPTFDHILNYVQTRVNNAKLKQLGTNFMLVATKITDMNDLYDFLKNMEDARS; encoded by the coding sequence ATGAATATACAGGCTGTATTACAAATGTACCAGCGAGACACCCGCCTGCAACAGCTGGTGAAAGGGATTCATTTGTCCAATCCACAGTATTTCCAATTAACAGGGTTAACCGGTAGTACCCCCACATTTATCGCGGCAGGCGCGTGGGAACTGGCATCTTCGGCTAACCACCTGTTCATCTTAAACGATAAAGAAGAGGCGGCATACTTCCATAATGACCTGGAGCAGCTTAGTCAGGCACTCGATATCTTCTACTTCCCCGATTCATTCAAAAAGGTAGGCCAGTTCAGCGATCTGAACAGCAGCCATAGCATGCTGCGTACCGAAGCCCTCATGAAATTTTCCGGCGATAGCATCCATAAAAAGATCCTCGTCACCTACCCCGAAGCCCTCTGGGAAAAGGTAGCAGCCTCCGTCGCATTCAACTCCAACATGGTACAGTTGAAAGTAGGCGATGTGCTCAAGGTAGACGATCTGCTGGAAAAACTTGTGAGCTGGAACTTCAGCTTCACTGACTTCGTATACGAACCGGGGCAGTATGCCCTTCGTGGAGGTATCCTCGACATCTATTCTTTTGGTAATGAAAAACCTTACCGTATAGAGTTGTTCGGGGAAGATATCGACTCCATCCGCATCTTCGATCCGGAAACCCAGCTCAGTGAACGCAAGCTCACACAGCTCACCCTGATCGCCAATATGGATACCCATAACCTGGAGCATCAGAAAACCTCCCTGCTGGAATTCCTGCCTGCCAATACCGTCATCTGGATGAAAGATCCGGGATATGTACAGGACGTGATCTTACAGCTGGAAGAAAAGCTGGATGCCTTCCTGCAATCCGGTCAGCAGGTAAGGATTGATGAAGATGAAAAGATGGAACTGAAGGAGGGCGATTTTGTGAAAGCACACGTCCTCATGCAGCAGATCCTGCAAAGGCACTGCATCAACTTCGGAAATAAACTTTGGTGGGAAGAAACCAACCGTCCATTCACACCACTGAACTTCGAAACACAGGAGCAACCAGTCTTTAACAGGCAGTTCGACATGCTGATCAAAGACCTGGAAACGCACAACAAGAATAAATACGCCCTCTTCATCTTCGCCGAAAATGCCCGCCAGCTGGAAAGACTGCGCAGCATTTTCGAAGACCTGAAAGCAACGTTTACCTTCTACCCGATACCCGTGCCGGTAAGCCATGGCTTCATCGATCACTCGCTGAAGATCGTGTGCTATACAGATCACCAGATCTTCCAGCGTTATCACAAGTACAAGGTAAAGCAGGCCTACAACAAGAATAAGGCACTGACCATGAAGACCCTGCGCGAACTGCAGTCAGGCGACTTCGTCACGCATATCGACCATGGTGTAGGTATGTACAGTGGCTTACAGAAGATAGAAGTAGGTGGTAAAATGCAGGAAGCCATTCGTATCATTTACAAGAACAATGACCTCCTGTATGTGAATATCAACTCCCTGCACAAGATCAGTAAGTTCACCGGCAAGGAAGGCCAGGAACCTAAAGTCAATAAACTGGGTAGTGATGCATGGGATAAACTGAAAGAAAAAGCCAAAACACAGGTAAAGGATATTGCAAAAGACCTGATCCGGCTATACGCGGCACGCAAGGCCCAGAAAGGTTTCCAGCATGCACCGGATACTTACCTGCAAACAGAACTGGAAGCATCCTTTATCTATGAAGATACCCCTGACCAAAGCAAGGCTACTGCCGATGTGAAACGTGATATGGAATCACCTTCACCTATGGACCGGCTGGTATGTGGTGATGTGGGTTTTGGTAAGACAGAAGTAGCCGTACGTGCGGCTTTCAAGTCTATCGTAGATGGCAAGCAGGCAGCGATATTAGTACCGACTACCATCCTCGCTTTCCAGCACTTCAAAACTTTTTCAGAGCGATTGAAAGACTTCCCCTGTACAGTGGATTACCTGAACCGCTTTAAATCAGCAAAAGAAAAGAAAGAAACATTACAGCGACTTGCAGAAGGAAAGATAGATATCATCGTAGGTACACATGCCTTGCTGAGCAAGGATGTTAAGTTCAAAGACCTGGGCGTGCTGATCGTGGATGAAGAACAGAAATTTGGCGTGGCAGCAAAAGAAAAGCTGAAACACATCAAGCTGAATGTAGATACACTCACACTAACGGCAACGCCTATTCCAAGAACACTGCAGTTCTCACTGATGGGTGCAAGAGACCTGTCAGTCATCAATACACCGCCGCCTAACAGGCAGCCGATTGAAACAGAAGTACATGTATTTGATCATGACATGATCCGTGATGCGATCTACTTCGAAACAGAAAGAGGGGGTCAGGTTTACTTTGTATACAACCGTGTAAAAGGATTAGGTGAGATCAGCAGCCTGATAAAAGGCCTTTGCCCTGATTTGTCTGTCGCTACTGCCCACGGGCAGATGGAAGGACACCAGCTGGAAGAAGTAATCCTCGATTTCATCGATCGTAAATACGATGTACTGGTATGTACCAATATCGTGGAGAGTGGTGTGGATATTCCAAATGCAAACACCATGATCATCAATAATGCACATCACTTCGGTTTGAGTGATCTGCACCAGTTGCGTGGTCGTGTAGGCCGTAGTAATAAGAAAGCATTCTGTTACCTGCTGGCTCCGCCTATGAGCACATTGCCTGCTGATAGCCGTAAGCGCCTGCAAACACTGGAGCAGCATAGTGAACTGGGTAGCGGTTTCCAGATTGCAATGCGTGATTTGGATATACGCGGTGCGGGTAACCTGCTGGGTGGTGAGCAGAGTGGCTTTATGTCAGATATCGGCTTCGATATGTACCAGAAGATCCTGGATGAAGCGATCCGCGAACTGAAGCAAAATGAATTCAAGGATCTCTTTAAAGAACAACTGGAAGAGAAGAAGGATTATGTGAGTGATTGTACCATTGATACAGACCTGGAAATCCTGATCCCGGATAGCTATGTGGAAAGCATACAGGAGCGTTTGAACCTGTACCAGGAGCTGGATAATATCACACTGGAAAGCAAGCTGGCGGCATTTGAAGAAGAGCTGAAAGATAGGTTTGGTCCACTGCCGGTACCAGTCCTGGAACTCTTATGCCTGGTGCGTTGCCGCTGGATGGCGATTAAACTGGGCTTTGAGAAAATGATCCTGAAAGATGAAACACTGCGTTGTTACTTTATCAATAATCCTGATTCGCCTTATTTCACATCGCCTACATTTGATCATATCCTGAACTATGTACAGACCAGGGTGAATAATGCGAAACTGAAACAGTTAGGTACAAACTTTATGTTGGTAGCAACGAAGATTACGGATATGAATGATCTCTATGATTTCTTAAAAAATATGGAAGATGCCCGTTCATAA
- a CDS encoding YihY/virulence factor BrkB family protein, whose product MQKPGFFKKYWKILKQTFSDFMDDKVLKLSAALSYYTIFSIAPMLIVIITLCEVFLGKDAIEGSIYGQINSFVGNDAALQIQQMIKNAALSGDSTWATVGGIVTLIFGATGVFGEIQDSINFIWQLKAKPKNGILKIVINRLLSFSMVISLGFILLVSLALNGLIELFSTQLARLLPEVTVVLVYVINLVLTFTIISLLFAIIFKVLPDARVKWKHVIVGAMTTAVLFMVGKFAIGFYLGASKVGTTYGAAGSIVIILLWVYYSAIILYFGAEFTQVHVQYHGEQIRPNDYAVYYKEVPVELETNLAAAEKKPPTP is encoded by the coding sequence ATGCAGAAACCCGGATTTTTTAAGAAATACTGGAAAATCCTGAAGCAAACCTTCAGCGATTTCATGGACGACAAGGTACTCAAGCTGAGTGCTGCCTTATCTTACTACACGATTTTCTCCATTGCCCCCATGCTCATCGTGATCATCACGCTATGCGAAGTATTCCTGGGCAAGGACGCAATCGAAGGCAGCATTTACGGACAGATCAATTCATTTGTTGGCAATGATGCCGCCCTCCAGATCCAGCAGATGATCAAAAACGCCGCCCTCTCCGGAGACTCTACCTGGGCCACCGTGGGCGGTATCGTAACCCTGATCTTCGGTGCCACCGGTGTATTTGGAGAAATCCAGGATTCTATCAACTTTATCTGGCAGTTGAAAGCCAAACCTAAAAATGGCATACTCAAAATAGTGATTAACCGTCTCCTCTCCTTTTCCATGGTGATCTCCTTAGGATTTATCCTCCTGGTATCCCTGGCATTGAACGGCCTGATCGAATTATTCAGCACCCAACTGGCCAGATTACTCCCCGAAGTGACGGTGGTATTGGTCTATGTGATCAACCTGGTCCTTACTTTTACCATTATCTCCCTCCTGTTTGCTATCATATTTAAGGTACTTCCTGATGCCAGGGTCAAGTGGAAACACGTGATCGTAGGAGCTATGACCACGGCCGTTCTCTTCATGGTCGGGAAATTCGCTATCGGCTTCTACCTGGGTGCCAGCAAGGTGGGCACTACCTACGGCGCCGCCGGCAGTATTGTGATCATCCTGCTCTGGGTCTACTACTCAGCCATCATCCTCTACTTTGGGGCAGAGTTTACCCAGGTCCACGTCCAGTACCATGGGGAGCAGATCAGGCCCAATGATTACGCCGTTTACTACAAAGAAGTGCCTGTGGAGCTGGAAACCAATCTGGCCGCAGCAGAAAAAAAGCCCCCTACACCATAA
- a CDS encoding nucleotide pyrophosphohydrolase: MTIKEAQDQIDHWINTVGVRYFSELTNMAILTEEVGEVARIMARKYGDQSSKASDLQKDLADELADVMWVLLTIANQTGIDMTTALQKNFEKKNIRDANRHKENEKLH, encoded by the coding sequence ATGACAATCAAAGAAGCACAGGACCAGATCGACCACTGGATCAACACCGTAGGTGTCCGTTATTTCAGCGAACTCACTAACATGGCTATTCTCACCGAAGAAGTCGGCGAAGTAGCCCGCATCATGGCCCGCAAATACGGCGACCAATCCTCCAAAGCATCCGACCTGCAAAAAGACCTCGCCGATGAGCTGGCAGATGTTATGTGGGTGCTCCTCACCATCGCCAACCAAACCGGTATCGACATGACCACCGCCCTCCAAAAGAATTTCGAAAAGAAAAATATCCGCGATGCCAACCGGCACAAGGAAAATGAGAAATTACACTAA
- a CDS encoding MBL fold metallo-hydrolase, protein MLEIKHFTFNPFQENTYLLLNEKKECIIIDPGCYFESERKELLSYIEKEGLKVTRLLNTHCHLDHIFGNKLVADTYSVGLEIHQLDAMVLERSPELGQMYGVPFEASPAPVRFMEDGEKIQFGDNELEVLLTPGHSPGSVCFYCAKQQFVIGGDVLFFQSIGRTDLPGGDHQTLLNSIETKLFVLPDEVSVWPGHGKETTIGYEKQHNPFL, encoded by the coding sequence ATGCTTGAAATCAAACATTTCACCTTTAATCCGTTTCAGGAAAATACCTATTTGCTCTTAAACGAAAAAAAGGAATGTATAATTATAGACCCGGGCTGTTATTTTGAGTCGGAACGGAAAGAATTATTATCATATATCGAAAAAGAGGGATTAAAAGTTACCCGGCTGCTAAATACGCATTGTCACCTGGATCATATTTTTGGTAACAAACTCGTAGCAGATACATACAGTGTAGGCCTGGAGATCCACCAGCTGGATGCAATGGTGCTGGAGCGTTCACCGGAACTGGGGCAGATGTATGGTGTGCCGTTTGAGGCATCTCCCGCCCCTGTTCGTTTTATGGAAGATGGCGAAAAAATACAGTTTGGGGATAATGAGCTGGAAGTGCTGTTGACGCCTGGACATTCTCCCGGAAGCGTATGTTTTTACTGTGCGAAGCAGCAGTTTGTGATTGGAGGTGATGTGCTCTTTTTCCAGAGCATAGGCCGTACAGACCTGCCTGGTGGTGATCATCAAACATTACTTAACAGCATAGAGACAAAATTGTTCGTATTGCCGGATGAAGTGAGCGTTTGGCCCGGCCATGGAAAAGAGACGACAATCGGTTACGAAAAGCAACATAACCCGTTCTTATAA
- a CDS encoding glycine--tRNA ligase, with the protein MATDQNKFQAIISHCKEYGFVFQSSEIYDGLSAVYDYGQNGAQLKKNIRDYWWKSMTQMHDNIVGIDAAIFMHPTTWKASGHVDGFSDPMIDNKDSKKRYRVDHLIEAHAETLEAAAGEELIAKMNALLAADDLAGLKALIEAYKIKCAVSGTVNWTDVRQFNLMFSTQLGSVTDEASEIYLRPETAQGIFVNFLNVQKTGRMKIPFGIAQIGKAFRNEIVARQFIFRMREFEQMEMQFFVRPGTQKEWFQYWKEERMKWHLSLGADPAKYKFHEHEKLAFYADAAEDIEFEFPIGFKEVEGIHSRTDHDLGRHQEFSKKKMQYFDTEINQNYIPYVIETSIGLDRMFLLTVCNAYAEEDLTKDGKEDSRVVLRFPAKLAPTKLAIFPLTKKDGLPEIAKELMDICKPHFHTFYEEKDAIGKRYRRQDAIGTPFCVTIDHQTKEDNTVTIRYRDSMEQERIPLDKVKELVLNKINE; encoded by the coding sequence ATGGCAACAGATCAGAACAAATTCCAGGCGATCATTTCGCATTGTAAAGAATATGGCTTCGTTTTCCAGTCCAGTGAGATCTACGACGGCTTAAGTGCAGTATACGACTATGGCCAGAATGGAGCCCAGTTAAAGAAGAATATCCGCGACTATTGGTGGAAAAGCATGACCCAGATGCACGATAACATCGTGGGGATCGATGCGGCTATTTTTATGCATCCGACTACCTGGAAGGCGTCTGGGCACGTAGACGGTTTTAGCGATCCTATGATTGACAACAAGGATAGCAAAAAACGTTACCGTGTAGATCACCTGATCGAAGCACATGCAGAAACCCTGGAGGCTGCTGCCGGTGAAGAACTGATCGCTAAAATGAACGCTTTGCTGGCGGCTGATGATCTGGCCGGCCTGAAAGCGCTGATCGAAGCATACAAAATTAAATGTGCTGTAAGCGGTACCGTCAACTGGACCGATGTTCGTCAGTTCAACCTGATGTTCTCTACCCAGTTAGGCAGCGTAACCGACGAAGCAAGTGAAATATACCTCCGCCCTGAAACCGCTCAGGGTATCTTCGTGAACTTCCTGAATGTGCAGAAAACCGGCCGTATGAAAATACCTTTCGGTATTGCCCAGATAGGTAAGGCTTTCCGTAACGAAATCGTAGCCCGTCAGTTCATCTTCCGTATGCGCGAATTTGAGCAGATGGAAATGCAGTTCTTCGTACGCCCTGGCACCCAGAAAGAATGGTTCCAGTATTGGAAAGAAGAACGTATGAAATGGCACCTGAGCCTTGGCGCAGATCCGGCTAAATACAAGTTCCATGAACACGAAAAGCTGGCTTTCTATGCAGATGCTGCTGAAGATATCGAATTTGAATTCCCGATCGGTTTCAAAGAAGTAGAAGGTATTCACAGCCGTACTGACCATGATCTGGGCAGACACCAGGAGTTCAGCAAGAAGAAAATGCAGTACTTCGATACCGAGATCAATCAGAACTATATTCCATATGTAATCGAAACATCCATCGGTCTGGATCGTATGTTCCTCCTCACCGTATGTAATGCTTACGCAGAAGAAGATCTGACCAAAGATGGTAAGGAAGACAGCCGGGTAGTATTACGTTTCCCTGCGAAACTGGCGCCAACCAAACTGGCGATCTTCCCACTCACTAAAAAAGACGGTTTACCAGAAATTGCAAAGGAATTGATGGACATCTGTAAACCTCACTTCCATACTTTCTACGAAGAGAAAGATGCAATCGGTAAGCGTTATCGCCGCCAGGATGCGATCGGTACACCATTCTGTGTAACCATCGACCACCAGACCAAGGAAGATAACACCGTTACCATCCGTTACAGAGATTCCATGGAACAGGAAAGAATTCCGCTGGACAAAGTGAAGGAACTCGTTTTAAACAAGATAAACGAATAA
- a CDS encoding ferredoxin--NADP reductase produces MQDNWHNGYVTRIVQETYNTRRFWIQIRELERFDFKPGQFVTLDLPIHEEKKKRWRSYSIASAPDGTNMFELVIVLLEGGAGTTYLFNEVNVGTEIPVKGPLGVFTLPQELDRHLFLICTGTGVAPFRAMAHHIHTHGIPHRDIHLIYGCRKECDLLYAKELWQLEKELEGFSYSPTLSRCEDGWTGKRGYVHLIYEELLAVHKEPAYFFLCGWKNMIDEAKGKILGMGYDRHDIHQELYG; encoded by the coding sequence ATGCAGGACAACTGGCACAATGGTTATGTGACCCGCATCGTGCAGGAGACATATAATACAAGAAGGTTCTGGATACAGATTAGGGAGCTGGAAAGATTTGATTTTAAACCCGGACAATTTGTGACCCTTGATCTTCCTATTCATGAAGAAAAGAAAAAGCGATGGCGGAGCTATTCTATAGCTTCGGCGCCGGATGGCACGAATATGTTTGAGCTGGTGATCGTTTTGCTGGAAGGCGGGGCGGGCACCACCTATTTATTCAATGAAGTAAATGTGGGCACTGAGATTCCGGTGAAGGGGCCTTTGGGGGTGTTTACCTTACCGCAGGAGCTGGACAGGCATTTGTTTTTGATTTGTACGGGTACGGGGGTTGCTCCTTTCAGGGCGATGGCGCATCATATACATACACATGGGATCCCACATCGGGATATTCATTTGATTTATGGGTGCAGGAAGGAGTGTGATTTACTGTATGCGAAAGAGTTGTGGCAGCTGGAAAAAGAGTTGGAGGGGTTTAGTTATAGCCCTACTTTGTCGAGGTGTGAGGATGGGTGGACCGGGAAGCGGGGGTATGTGCATTTGATCTATGAGGAGTTGCTGGCGGTGCATAAGGAGCCGGCGTATTTCTTTTTATGTGGGTGGAAGAATATGATTGATGAGGCGAAGGGGAAGATTTTGGGGATGGGGTATGACAGGCATGATATTCACCAGGAGTTATATGGATAA